A single region of the Brachypodium distachyon strain Bd21 chromosome 3, Brachypodium_distachyon_v3.0, whole genome shotgun sequence genome encodes:
- the LOC100821016 gene encoding uncharacterized protein LOC100821016: MAGERQRRRTGLVAAADAASWCFALSVVALLLVSSLGAGAGEERGAVVVRGPRLQSRGPCEEIYVVGEGETLHGISDRCGDPYILEHNPHVHDPDDVFPGLVINITPRLRAASTNR; the protein is encoded by the coding sequence ATGGCGGgggagcggcagcggcggcggacggggcTGGTGGCTGCGGCGGACGCGGCCTCGTGGTGCTTCGCGCTGTCGgtggtggcgctgctgctggtgagctcgctcggcgccggcgccggcgaggagcgcgGAGCGGTGGTGGTGCGTGGCCCGCGGCTGCAGTCGCGGGGGCCGTGCGAGGAGATATACGTGGTGGGGGAAGGCGAGACGCTGCACGGCATCAGTGACCGGTGCGGCGACCCCTACATCCTGGAGCACAACCCGCACGTCCACGACCCCGACGACGTCTTCCCGGGCCTCGTCATCAACATCACgccccgcctccgcgccgcctccaccaaCCGCTGA
- the LOC100839838 gene encoding protein HOTHEAD: MALCRAISAALVLAAAVLLGSLCPVALSEDERLENLRFVQHASDAPLVSHFNYIIVGGGTSGCPLAATLSEHSRVLLLERGGLPHANMSSQEHFTDALADTSPASPAQRFVSEDGVVNARARVLGGGSCLNAGFYTRASNEYVRTAGWDPRLVNSSYRWVERALVFRPGVPPWQAALRDALLEAGVTPDNGFTFDHVTGTKIGGTIFDGNGQRHTAADFLRHARPRGLTVVLYATVSRILFRSQEGVPYPVAYGVVFGDPLGVQHRVYLRDGAKNEVILAAGTLGSPQLLMLSGVGPQAHLEAHGIQALVDQPMVGQGVADNPMNSVFIPSPVPVGLSLVQVVGITKSGSFIEGVSGSEFGIPVSDSARRLAASFGLFSPQTGQLGTLPPKQRTPEALQRAADAMRRLDRRAFRGGFILEKILGPVSTGHVELRTTDPRANPAVLFNYFQEAEDLERCVRGIQTIERVIASRAFSNFTYSNASVESIFSDSANFPVNLLPRHANDSRSPEQYCRETVMTIWHYHGGCHVGAVVDDDYRVFGVRGLRVIDSSTFRYSPGTNPQATVMMLGRYMGVKIQAERWRK, encoded by the exons ATGGCACTTTGCCGCGCGATCTCGGCGGCGCtggtgctcgccgccgccgtcttacTCGGCTCGCTCTGCCCCGTCGCCCTCTCGGAGGACG AGCGACTGGAGAACCTGCGGTTCGTGCAGCACGCATCGGACGCGCCGCTGGTGTCGCACTTCAACTACATCATCGTGGGCGGGGGCACGTCGGGGTGCCCGCTGGCGGCGACGCTGTCGGAGCACTCGCGGGTGCTCCTCCTGGAGCGGGGCGGGCTGCCGCACGCCAACATGTCGAGCCAGGAGCACTTCACGGACGCGCTGGCGGACACGTCCCCGGCGTCCCCGGCGCAGCGGTTCGTTTCGGAAGACGGGGTGGTGAACGCCCGCGCCAGGGTGCTTGGCGGAGGGAGCTGCCTCAACGCGGGCTTCTACACGCGCGCCAGCAACGAGTACGTGCGCACCGCCGGGTGGGACCCCAGGCTGGTGAACTCGTCCTACCGCTGGGTGGAGCGCGCGCTCGTGTTCCGGCCAGGCGTGCCGCCGTGGCAGGCGGCTCTGCGGGACGCGCTGCTCGAGGCCGGCGTCACGCCGGATAACGGCTTCACGTTTGATCATGTCACGGGGACCAAGATCGGGGGCACCATCTTCGACGGCAACGGCCAGCGGCACACGGCCGCCGACTTCCTACGGCACGCCAGGCCCAGGGGCCTCACCGTCGTGCTCTACGCCACCGTGTCACGGATCCTCTTCAGAAGCCAAG AGGGCGTTCCGTACCCGGTGGCGTACGGGGTGGTGTTCGGGGACCCGCTGGGGGTGCAGCACCGGGTGTACCTCCGTGACGGGGCCAAGAACGAGGTGATCCTGGCGGCCGGGACGCTGGGGAGCCCGCAGCTGCTGATGCTGAGCGGCGTGGGCCCGCAGGCGCACCTGGAGGCCCACGGCATCCAGGCCCTGGTCGACCAGCCCATGGTCGGGCAGGGCGTCGCCGACAACCCCATGAACTCGGTGTTCATCCCGTCGCCGGTGCCCGTGGGCCTCTCCCTGGTGCAGGTCGTCGGCATCACCAAGTCCGGCAGCTTCATCGAGGGCGTCAGCGGCTCGGAGTTCGGCATCCCGGTCTCCGAcagcgcccgccgcctcgccgccagctTCGGCCTCTTCTCTCCTCAGACCGGGCAGCTCGGCACGCTGCCGCCCAAGCAGAGGACGCCCGAGGCGCTGCAGCGCGCGGCGGACGCCATGCGGCGGCTCGACCGGCGCGCGTTCCGGGGCGGCTTCATCCTGGAGAAGATCCTCGGGCCGGTCTCCACGGGGCACGTCGAGCTCCGGACCACGGACCCGAGGGCCAACCCGGCGGTGCTGTTCAACTACTTCCAGGAGGCGGAGGACCTGGAGCGGTGCGTGCGGGGGATCCAGACGATCGAGCGTGTGATCGCGTCGCGTGCCTTTTCGAACTTCACCTACTCCAACGCCTCCGTGGAGTCCATCTTCAGCGACTCGGCGAACTTCCCCGTGAACCTGCTGCCGCGGCACGCCAACGACTCCAGGTCGCCCGAGCAGTACTGCAGGGAGACCGTCATGACCATCTGGCACTACCACGGCGGCTGCCATgtcggcgccgtcgtcgacgacgatTACCGGGTGTTTGGGGTAAGGGGGCTCAGGGTCATCGACAGCTCCACCTTCAGGTACTCCCCCGGCACCAACCCGCAGGCCACCGTCATGATGCTCGGCAG GTATATGGGAGTGAAGATTCAGGCCGAGAGATGGAGGAAGTGA